The proteins below are encoded in one region of Penaeus chinensis breed Huanghai No. 1 chromosome 25, ASM1920278v2, whole genome shotgun sequence:
- the LOC125038745 gene encoding endonuclease G, mitochondrial-like isoform X1 produces the protein MSVLFRKISQVAVIGTATSIGWLLGYNKSHEKVRVGIPGIETVSAASHQGSVINTQAPDVVPLPAPNAPRIAQIMRFGFPSLSNVRSLNDFVLSYDTRNRIPYWVCEHLTAESVAKNPSVDRAKSDFHEDTSVHQYFRSENRDYKGSGYDRGHLAAAGNHRRSQEDCNETFLLSNMSPQVDSSGDVLSSCDRTDLGTFYPPVLTEARKMKTQVGRGFNRDKWNDVEQYCRQLTKSYANVYVCTGPLFLPRREEDGKLYVKYQVIGQNHVSVPTHFYKVVVCESNTGELDLECFLLPNVAIDDSVPIASFHVPLETIERASGLLIFDKLSQQKFKKINGQKVGWF, from the exons ATGTCGGTGCTGTTTCGTAAAATATCGCAAGTTGCGGTCATAGGAACAGCTACAAGTATAGGCTGGCTCTTAGGCTATAATAAATCACATGAGAAAGTGAGGGTTGGCATCCCAGGCATTGAAACAGTCTCAGCGGCTAGTCATCAAGGCAGTGTTATTAACACACAAGCACCAGATGTTGTTCCTTTGCCGGCTCCAAATGCTCCACGGATAGCACAG atCATGCGATTTGGTTTTCCAAGTTTGTCAAATGTAAGATCACTGAATGACTTTGTTTTGTCATACGATACAAGAAATCGCATCCCATACTGGGTCTGTGAACACCTGACAGCAGAAAGTGTAGCAAAAAATCCCAGTGTTGACAGAGCCAAAAGTGACTTTCATGAAGATACTTCAGTTCATCAGTACTTCAG ATCTGAAAATCGTGATTACAAAGGGAGTGGTTATGATCGAGGACATTTAGCTGCAGCTGGTAATCATCGCCGATCCCAGGAGGATTGCAATGAAACCTTCCTCCTTTCTAATATGTCACCACAG GTCGATTCTTCAGGTGATGTGTTATCCTCTTGTGATAGAACTGATCTAGGTACCTTCTACCCCCCTGTCCTTACTGAAGCGAGAAAGATGAAAACACAG GTAGGAAGAGGGTTTAACCGGGACAAGTGGAATGACGTGGAGCAGTATTGTCGACAGTTGACAAAGAGTTATGccaatgtttatgtatgtactggACCCCTGTTCTTGCCAAG ACGTGAAGAGGACGGCAAGCTTTATGTCAAGTATCAAGTGATTGGCCAGAATCATGTTTCAGTCCCAACCCATTTTTATAAG gtaGTTGTTTGTGAAAGCAATACAGGAGAACTGGACCTAGAGTGCTTCCTGTTACCAAATGTGGCGATTGACGATAGTGTACCTATTGCATCATTCCAC GTTCCTCTAGAAACTATTGAAAGAGCATCAGGCCTCCTTATTTTTGATAAACTCAGTCAACAGAAATTCAAGAAGATTAATGGTCAGAAGGTTGGATGGTTTTAA
- the LOC125038745 gene encoding endonuclease G, mitochondrial-like isoform X2, translating to MSVLFRKISQVAVIGTATSIGWLLGYNKSHEKVRVGIPGIETVSAASHQGSVINTQAPDVVPLPAPNAPRIAQIMRFGFPSLSNVRSLNDFVLSYDTRNRIPYWVCEHLTAESVAKNPSVDRAKSDFHEDTSVHQYFRSENRDYKGSGYDRGHLAAAGNHRRSQEDCNETFLLSNMSPQVGRGFNRDKWNDVEQYCRQLTKSYANVYVCTGPLFLPRREEDGKLYVKYQVIGQNHVSVPTHFYKVVVCESNTGELDLECFLLPNVAIDDSVPIASFHVPLETIERASGLLIFDKLSQQKFKKINGQKVGWF from the exons ATGTCGGTGCTGTTTCGTAAAATATCGCAAGTTGCGGTCATAGGAACAGCTACAAGTATAGGCTGGCTCTTAGGCTATAATAAATCACATGAGAAAGTGAGGGTTGGCATCCCAGGCATTGAAACAGTCTCAGCGGCTAGTCATCAAGGCAGTGTTATTAACACACAAGCACCAGATGTTGTTCCTTTGCCGGCTCCAAATGCTCCACGGATAGCACAG atCATGCGATTTGGTTTTCCAAGTTTGTCAAATGTAAGATCACTGAATGACTTTGTTTTGTCATACGATACAAGAAATCGCATCCCATACTGGGTCTGTGAACACCTGACAGCAGAAAGTGTAGCAAAAAATCCCAGTGTTGACAGAGCCAAAAGTGACTTTCATGAAGATACTTCAGTTCATCAGTACTTCAG ATCTGAAAATCGTGATTACAAAGGGAGTGGTTATGATCGAGGACATTTAGCTGCAGCTGGTAATCATCGCCGATCCCAGGAGGATTGCAATGAAACCTTCCTCCTTTCTAATATGTCACCACAG GTAGGAAGAGGGTTTAACCGGGACAAGTGGAATGACGTGGAGCAGTATTGTCGACAGTTGACAAAGAGTTATGccaatgtttatgtatgtactggACCCCTGTTCTTGCCAAG ACGTGAAGAGGACGGCAAGCTTTATGTCAAGTATCAAGTGATTGGCCAGAATCATGTTTCAGTCCCAACCCATTTTTATAAG gtaGTTGTTTGTGAAAGCAATACAGGAGAACTGGACCTAGAGTGCTTCCTGTTACCAAATGTGGCGATTGACGATAGTGTACCTATTGCATCATTCCAC GTTCCTCTAGAAACTATTGAAAGAGCATCAGGCCTCCTTATTTTTGATAAACTCAGTCAACAGAAATTCAAGAAGATTAATGGTCAGAAGGTTGGATGGTTTTAA